The Candidatus Hydrogenisulfobacillus filiaventi sequence GGCTGAGGACGGGCGGGGGCCGGGATGGCGCGATGCGCCACCGCTGCTTCCAGTTGTTTGACTGTCCAGCCCTGGCGCACAGCCTCGGCCGCCAGGGCCAGTCGTCGCGCGCCGTCGTCGACCGTCAGCAGTACCTTGCCGTGGGCTACCGTCAGGCTGCCCTGGCGGATGTGCTCCTGGATGGCCTCCTCCAGGTGGAGGATGCGGAGGTAGTTGGCCACCTGCGGCCGGGAACGGCCGACCCGGGCTGCGACATCCTCCTGGGTCCAACCGAACTCCTGAATCAGCCGGGCATACGCCTGCGCCTCCTCAATGGGGTTGAGGTCCGCACGCTGCAGGTTCTCGACCAGGGCCATCTCCATGACTTCCCGGTCATCCACGTCGCGCACGTACGCCGGCACCGTGGCCAGGCCCACCGCCCGGGCCGCCCGCAGCCGCCGTTCCCCGGCCACCAGCTCGAAGCCGTTCCCCCGTGGCCGGACCAGCAGCGGTTGCAGGATGCCGTGCCGCCGTACGGATTCCACCAGCTCGGTCATGGCGTCGACGTTGAAATCCTGCCGCGGCTGATAAGGATTGGGCGCGATATCAGCCACCGCCAGGGTGCGGACCTCAGGCGCGCCGGCGACGGGCGGCGTCCGTTCCGGAATCAGCGCCGCCAAACCCTTGCCCAATCCTTTGGGCCTGGACATGGGCCAACACCTCCTCAGCCAGACGTTGATACTGTTCCGCCCCCCGGGAGCGGGGATCGTAGCGCACGATCGGCAGGCCATGGCTCGGCGCCTCGCTAAGCCGGACCGTTCGGGGAATCACGGTACGGTACACCTTATCCCCAAAATGGTTTCGGACCTCCTGCTCAACCTGCTGCGCCAGGTTGGTGCGGCCGTCGAACATGGTCAGGACCACCCCTTCCAAGGTCAGTCCGGGATTCAACCGGTCGCGCACCAGCTCGATGGTGGCCAGCAGCTGGGACAGGCCCTCCAGGGCGAAAAATTCGCATTGGATGGGGATCATCACCCCGTCCGCCGCCGCCAGGGCATTTACGGTCAGCAGGCCGAGGGAGGGGGGACAGTCAATCAGAACCACATCATAGCGGTCCCGGACCGGGGCCAGGACTTCCGCCAGCCGCCGTTCCCGCCGCGGCCAGCCAACCATCTCCACCTCGGCCCCGGCCAGGTCCATGGTGGCCGGCACGACGTGCAGACTGGGGAAGTCGGTCGGCACCAGGGCCTCCATTAACGGGCGGCCTTCCACCAGTACCTCATAGGCGGAGACCTCCAACGTCTGTTTGTCGATCCCGAGGCCGGTGGTGGTGTTGCCCTGTGGATCGGCGTCCACCGCAAGCACCCGCTGTCCGGACTCGGCCAGATAGGCCGCCAGATTGATGACGGTCGTGCTCTTGCCGACGCCGCCTTTCTGGTTGGCCACCGCGATCGTGCGACCCATGTCCTCGCGACCCTTCTCCCGCACCCGCCTGGTTCCGCTGCTGCTCATTCAAGGTTCGCCGGCCACGCGGAGGGTTCCTGCCTCTGCCGCAGATTTTACCGTCCCAGGGCGCCCCCCCGGCGCGGGTACCGGTCGGGCGTCTCCGCCACCTTGTGGAGCGCCACCAGCACCCGGTGCCCGCGCCCGGCCGGCAACGCATACGACCACAGCCGTTCCGGACGGGCACCCAGCCGGGCCAGCCAAGCTGCGGCCGCCTCCACCTCCCGGCCGGCTTCCGGCCCCCGCCAGAGCAGAATCCGGCCCCCGGGCCGGGCCGCCGGCACCGTGAGTTCGGCGGTGACCGCCAGGGGCCCGAGGGCCCGCGCCACCACCGTAGCCGCCCCGGCCGGCCGGTGCCGCAGCCACTCCTCGGCC is a genomic window containing:
- the parA gene encoding chromosome partitioning protein; transcriptional regulator (Evidence 2a : Function from experimental evidences in other organisms; PubMedId : 11532141, 12950914, 15659156, 15774898, 15998739, 16677298, 18077387, 28166228; Product type f : factor); translated protein: MREKGREDMGRTIAVANQKGGVGKSTTVINLAAYLAESGQRVLAVDADPQGNTTTGLGIDKQTLEVSAYEVLVEGRPLMEALVPTDFPSLHVVPATMDLAGAEVEMVGWPRRERRLAEVLAPVRDRYDVVLIDCPPSLGLLTVNALAAADGVMIPIQCEFFALEGLSQLLATIELVRDRLNPGLTLEGVVLTMFDGRTNLAQQVEQEVRNHFGDKVYRTVIPRTVRLSEAPSHGLPIVRYDPRSRGAEQYQRLAEEVLAHVQAQRIGQGFGGADSGTDAARRRRA
- the parB gene encoding site-specific DNA-binding protein (Evidence 2a : Function from experimental evidences in other organisms; PubMedId : 11532141, 12950914, 15659156, 15774898, 15998739, 16677298, 21235642, 28407103, 31152469; Product type f : factor); this encodes MAALIPERTPPVAGAPEVRTLAVADIAPNPYQPRQDFNVDAMTELVESVRRHGILQPLLVRPRGNGFELVAGERRLRAARAVGLATVPAYVRDVDDREVMEMALVENLQRADLNPIEEAQAYARLIQEFGWTQEDVAARVGRSRPQVANYLRILHLEEAIQEHIRQGSLTVAHGKVLLTVDDGARRLALAAEAVRQGWTVKQLEAAVAHRAIPAPARPQPDAHLKQIESELRRRFGTRVALRGNAQKGRIEIPYRTLEELERILSLLEPGTPGEDGFVV